TTTTCCTTTCATTAGTGTCGGCGTAGACTTCGCTGGGCCTTTTATGATTACTGACAGGCATGGCAGAGGCTGCAAAATAACCAAATGCTATTTAGCAATATTTGTTTGTCTCCGATACAAGTGTTTGCATCTGGAGGCAGTAAGCACGCTGTCGACAGATTCATTTATTCTTACGCTGCGACGCTTTATCTCTCGCAGAGGACGACCTCGCGAGATCTTTTGCGACAATGGACGCAATTTTGTAGGAGCGGCCAAGGAAATTAGCGATTATCTTACTTCAAACTCAGACACGGTTTGCAATTTTGCAGCAAATGAgggaatacaatttaaattccaGCCGGCATATGCTCCTCACTTTGGTGGTTTGTGGGAAGCAGGAGTCAAatcggccaaatttcacctcAATCGTGTATTAGGTAACGCTCATTTAACATATGAAGAATTGGCAAGTCTCTTCAGTTATGTGGAATCTATCCTTAACAGTCGTCCTTTATGTCCTTTATCGTCCTCACCAAACGATTTCCAACCCTTAACCCCAGGTCACTTCATCATCGGCCGCGCGCTCACTTCGTTGCCCTCGCCCCACCTCGCGGATATAAACCCAAACCGTTTAGATAGGTTTCAGAGGCTTGAGGCATTAAGACAGCATTTCTGGCGACGCTGGCAAATGGAATATGTCTGCGAGCTCCAGCAACGGACTAAATGGCGTGTTCCAGGACGAGCTCTTCAACTGGGTGACCTGGTCCTAATCAAGGAAGAGAATACTCCCCCAATGCACTGGCGGCTCGGACGAATCGCCAAATTGTTTCCTGGCGCTGACGGGATTTCGCGAGTAGCCGAAGTTGCTACTGGAACGGGCACCTACAAACGAGGTGTGAAATACCTCTGCCCTCTGCTGGACGAGACCCATGAAGCCTTGAAGGCTGACGCCTCCAAGGGCCCCCAGGATGTTGCGGCTCCTACCAATGGAGGGGAAGTGGGGAACATACACCGCTAAACCAGTTGGCCCATCTACCGCTCCCCCCGCCGCATATAGACGCCGTGCGAGCCACTTGGCTCTGAGATACACGCTCGTGTGCGCGTCATACACGCAATATATTTGTCTCATACATACAATTatctttaagtaccttttgtggAACCAGAATTAGAAGCTGTTTTTAAGTATCtgcgatttttatttaatactcaaGACTCCAAACTTGAacaataggccttttcatctgtgtcagatgttttaagcagcatcccggtaatgacactaataataataaatataagtgatatcagtcttcatagtgttcttccgaagatttggttcaaaggggtaagagctaatttgttatcagaaaaatctacaaaaataatgtacttgattttcattgtatcattttagttgtttgctgctgtttttgaaaagatattaggtacataattatgagctgtaggtacttttaatttgtcactacagtcacgtctgaaaatatcgatacggacaaagtgccagaagtatgtacctatactaaggtcgtgtacacatatttttggcactgtccgtatcgatctttgcttaaaataataatgttttgaaacctaatatatgttagtatgtaatttcctcataggtgatgtgaaaagcagtatgtgtcacatggtagcaaaattattttcaccttgggcgttaacacttgaatccctcactacgctcaggattctatgttagaatccctcgctacgctcaggattctattatagaatccttcgcttcgtttaggattcaattgtacgccctcgccgtaaatatgtcattttgctcccttgtgacacaatctactatttacttctcgtgtgttgaaacactcgtacgctaaggattctattttagaaccacccgcttcgctcgtggttcaactatagaatcatttcgcttgctcgtgtttcaattccacactcgcgggtaaaatacaactttgcacccttgtataacaaataactattgcattTGTTTGAGTGTATTGACGTATGATTGTTAGAAATCTattaatcattaaaattataataatagtttcTGGCCAgttattttcgttatttttatttttttgttttttgatacCTAGTTGCTATCCATGGACCGCAATGTTGGTCCTATCATCGGACCGGTCCAATCAtggcaactttttttttcagttttaaaaatgtCATCTAAAGAAGGCTGCCATACGTCATGTTTCATCttccatttatatatttatttatttagaattgtattatataaaatatattaaaataaatgaaaatggcaATTTCTATAAGTCTCCGTGCTCCAATCAAAGTGACCCTGGTCCAAACAAGGCAACAACGTTTTTTCTTCTAGATTATTAAACTGTATTCATTAGGTAACGAATAGatatatttcaattcaattatttatttcgaatcatttatttcaatggttcaaaattagcctcatgcatgaagtttatatttgaaagaaatatgttttattcggatgtttgttaccgttatatcatgttacaaatgcatttccgtttttaaattaccatttaattacttaaaattataaataaaaagtacaaaaatttgcccgcgaaaagctagtgagcgaaacgctcgaaacgccacgtgacgtcacgcgttcgacagattagtgtcattagtagcaaacgtcagttgggccgcccaacgtgtgacgtcatcacgctctgtcgaattcgcgccaaaaattatgagcgtttcaaccgctcaaaaattttcaacatttttaatattttttaataaaataatgttaaggtttataaaagtattttttatcatttccggtgttccaacgatataaattatgaatccaaaaataaaaatatattcatgcatggagctaattatcaAACTTGTTATAATTTCTTACATGAGTTGTGTAAATTATAAAGCAGCGAAATGAAGTGGTCCAATTATGCTAGCAACCTTCCCTAGAGGGGCCGTGTGGTTGGAAAGTATTgaaccgcgagccaggcgcaaatttcgtcagtcatcgcctccagggcgaaaactcgtatagcggttaacagctatgtatgatgaaccctcgtaaacgtcagctgccgctctgttggtgggttgaggaatggcagccaccgaaacgcgtaacacggtatTTCCaacgcgatacaaccggctgacgatttgttttattaacaatagcatctaaactatcatctgacaaagtatcaaacgggaggcgatgacgccgatgactgaaaagaactttcttttttacatgtaccCCTTCGTCCCCCCTTCAAATCCCCTTCGCCTCCTCGCCTAGCACAAataatgcgtttttctcttgttttatgtttctttttgacaaaaagaaacactttttgtacaataaagagtttccTGCTACTACTACATGTTcatcatgtgaccagctgacggtctttccacagcgatacaagcatttaaactatcatctgacaaagtatcaagcgggaggcgatgatttaattttttttatagactatttgctgccattcctcaacccaccaacggcgcggcagctgacgttcacgagggttcatcatacatagccgtttaccactacgagttttcgcccgggaggcgattggtcatggaaatctgttctaTATATTATTCGAAAGAAGTGCAAGAAAATGAGAGTTACGACTTACGGCGATGGCGAATAGGAAGCTACTGACtgcatgattttaattttaatatacgcCATATAAATTAGattcagatacgatatggatcggatgtATTGCGCCTCAGAGCATATGTTCTATTCTACGTGTAGTGCTacccagggctcggaaccggtattttttaaaaaccccgaaatagccccatagctttaaattttttatgctcattacgtaggactgaatcatgtatttaggaaacaattttgcattattaaaacgtcccattagaaatgaaattataaacaaaagaacgaaaaagaacgtaataataccggtatttttgtatggagcaaataccggtttccgacccctggtgcTACCTATACCTACCACCCTCTTATATTTGGAATAGGCATTCCTGCTCCGCGCGAGCATGAACATGGTCGGGTGTGATGTCGATATTTTCATGTCAATGTACCCCGACGTGGTCACGGGGTACCACACTATATCCGTGCTGTTAGTAAAATAAGGCTCCGATGTATTCGTAAACACCGCTGCAACAACACTTAACTTGAAGCAACTGTTCAGTCAGATTTTAGTTTCGGATctattttgtaccttgtcacagtggaaatagtatgaggtcttcttcttcttcttttaaaattatggcttcagcccagtgggactatttcgccagtatcaaggtattaagaggtttaaaaacgacaaaaattgtacggttgtacaagacagtgtacggtgatttgttagctcttgtaaatcgatagctagactttacaagaagcacgtggactaccggccgttgactccaagatggtggttaaacgcgcttcaaaattaatt
The Cydia strobilella chromosome Z, ilCydStro3.1, whole genome shotgun sequence genome window above contains:
- the LOC134754022 gene encoding uncharacterized protein LOC134754022, whose protein sequence is MFTQFDQVQTQIEIATTSEMQTEIDIREEMENDFISLIATAQKIIDKMAERSDFASVKSEVRRTYPSPARSSSAASGCHSRVDMGRIGAHTCAYRIATVRYLSPGSWQHFCSFDGRSALSASNAHLTYEELASLFSYVESILNSRPLCPLSSSPNDFQPLTPGHFIIGRALTSLPSPHLADINPNRLDRFQRLEALRQHFWRRWQMEYVCELQQRTKWRVPGRALQLGDLVLIKEENTPPMHWRLGRIAKLFPGADGISRVAEVATGTGTYKRGVKYLCPLLDETHEALKADASKGPQDVAAPTNGGEVGNIHR